A stretch of the Bacillus sp. FJAT-18017 genome encodes the following:
- a CDS encoding CvfB family protein — MALIEQVGQIVTLDVARKAAYGFFLTDGEEDVLLHSNEAESEYEEGDKVEVFLYPDAHGRVVATSKMPSIKAGEYAWLKVVDTKPGIGVFLDIGIQKDILLGEEDLPAHKSIWPIVGDMVYATIRVNRQYRLYAKLATDPVIQEISAKATRSDFNKNVQGHIYRTAKVGSWIHTLEGFRGFIHESQRAEEPRLGQKVEGRIIDVKEDGSVNVSLLARKQDSLEDDAESIFDYLLSRNGAMPFTDKSQPDDIKERFGMSKGAFKRALGKLMKDGKVYQEGAWTYKKEQ; from the coding sequence ATGGCTTTAATTGAACAGGTAGGACAAATAGTAACATTGGATGTTGCAAGGAAAGCAGCTTACGGGTTCTTTTTGACCGATGGAGAAGAGGATGTGCTGCTTCACAGCAATGAAGCTGAGTCAGAATATGAGGAAGGGGACAAAGTCGAGGTTTTCCTATACCCCGATGCTCATGGACGGGTGGTCGCGACCTCTAAAATGCCTTCGATTAAAGCAGGCGAGTATGCCTGGCTGAAGGTTGTTGATACAAAACCAGGCATTGGTGTGTTCCTGGATATCGGTATCCAGAAGGACATTTTGCTGGGCGAAGAGGATTTGCCAGCGCACAAGTCCATCTGGCCGATAGTGGGGGATATGGTTTATGCCACAATCCGAGTGAATCGCCAGTACAGGCTATATGCGAAGCTTGCAACAGATCCAGTCATCCAGGAGATTTCAGCAAAAGCAACACGCTCTGATTTTAATAAAAATGTGCAGGGTCATATTTACAGGACCGCGAAGGTAGGAAGCTGGATCCATACACTCGAAGGTTTCAGGGGCTTCATTCATGAATCACAGCGTGCCGAAGAACCGCGTCTCGGGCAAAAAGTTGAAGGGCGGATCATTGATGTAAAAGAGGATGGTTCCGTAAATGTATCCTTGCTTGCGCGGAAACAGGATTCACTTGAAGATGATGCTGAATCCATCTTTGATTACCTTCTGTCTCGTAATGGCGCGATGCCGTTTACCGATAAAAGCCAGCCTGATGATATCAAGGAGCGTTTCGGGATGAGCAAAGGCGCATTCAAGCGGGCGCTTGGAAAATTAATGAAGGATGGCAAAGTGTATCAGGAAGGCGCCTGGACGTATAAAAAGGAACAATAA
- a CDS encoding YitT family protein, with the protein MNWLHTKKLFIVIIGALLNAIGMNLFLIPADVYASGFTGAAQLLSRILTGITPFEISTGLLVLILNIPVTILAWKKVGRSFTIYSFISVVLMSFFLELIPVRHISNDILLNAVFGGVIAAVGIGITLKWGASTGGLDIIAMVLSRVKDKPVGIYIFALNSIITLSAGYLFGWEKALYTLVNLYASTRVIDAIHTRAQKLTALIVSKKSQELSKTIQSTLVRGITEIPAKGTFTNEDKQILMVVITRYELFDLERIIKEIDPNAFTNIMPTTAVLGLFRRD; encoded by the coding sequence ATGAATTGGCTTCATACAAAGAAACTGTTCATTGTCATCATCGGTGCCTTGCTTAATGCAATCGGCATGAATTTGTTTTTAATTCCAGCCGATGTGTATGCTTCTGGATTTACGGGTGCCGCACAGCTGCTTTCAAGGATTCTTACCGGAATTACACCTTTTGAAATCTCAACAGGCTTATTGGTACTTATATTGAATATCCCAGTTACCATCCTTGCTTGGAAAAAGGTAGGGAGGTCCTTCACGATTTACAGCTTTATCAGTGTTGTCCTTATGTCTTTTTTCCTTGAACTCATCCCGGTAAGGCATATATCCAATGATATCCTTCTGAATGCGGTTTTCGGTGGAGTCATTGCTGCAGTTGGCATTGGCATTACGTTAAAATGGGGCGCTTCAACAGGGGGACTCGATATCATTGCAATGGTCCTCTCCAGGGTAAAGGACAAACCGGTTGGAATCTATATTTTCGCTCTAAATTCAATCATCACTTTGTCGGCTGGATATTTATTTGGCTGGGAAAAAGCCTTATATACCCTTGTGAACCTTTATGCTTCCACAAGAGTGATAGATGCGATTCACACACGGGCCCAGAAACTGACGGCGCTAATTGTTTCGAAAAAAAGCCAAGAGTTAAGCAAAACGATCCAATCAACCCTAGTAAGAGGAATCACTGAAATTCCAGCCAAAGGGACTTTTACAAATGAAGACAAGCAAATCCTCATGGTTGTGATTACCCGTTATGAGTTATTCGATCTTGAACGGATTATTAAAGAAATAGACCCTAATGCTTTTACCAATATTATGCCCACCACCGCCGTACTGGGATTATTTCGGCGGGACTGA
- a CDS encoding LacI family DNA-binding transcriptional regulator, with the protein MAVTIKDVAKMANVAPSTVSRVIANNPRISEKTKQKVKEAMEKLGYHPNFIARSLASQSTQAIGVIMPSADVGFQNPFFPVVLQGISEGARAKNYALQMTTGGTDEEILDAVIHMVQGKRVDGVVLLYSKVKDKVINYLMERDFPFVVVGKPYKDVGQITHVDNDNVQAAKQATEFLIELGHQKIAFIGGSQDLVVTIDRLNGYKLALEGFGIKLRTEYVSHEEFLREGGMEAVRELMEHTDQPTAMLVADDFMALGVLNMLDELGVRVPEDISVVSFNNVLLAEMARPPLTSVDINIFELGFQASRSLIQMIKKPEEPTKRIIIKHHLVERSSSAGPSGERIILSKI; encoded by the coding sequence ATGGCCGTTACAATTAAAGATGTAGCCAAAATGGCAAATGTGGCCCCTTCAACGGTTTCGAGGGTAATTGCCAACAATCCCAGAATTAGTGAGAAGACAAAGCAAAAAGTAAAAGAAGCTATGGAGAAGCTTGGCTACCATCCAAACTTTATCGCAAGGAGCCTGGCTAGCCAGTCAACACAGGCAATAGGTGTAATCATGCCATCCGCTGATGTTGGTTTTCAGAACCCATTTTTCCCTGTCGTCCTTCAAGGGATTAGCGAAGGGGCAAGGGCAAAAAATTATGCGCTTCAGATGACCACTGGAGGAACGGATGAAGAAATCCTCGATGCGGTAATTCACATGGTACAGGGAAAGCGTGTCGATGGTGTCGTCCTTCTATATTCGAAGGTGAAGGACAAAGTCATTAATTATCTAATGGAACGTGATTTTCCGTTTGTGGTTGTCGGCAAGCCATATAAAGATGTTGGACAGATCACCCATGTAGACAATGACAATGTCCAGGCAGCTAAACAGGCAACAGAATTCCTGATTGAACTCGGCCACCAGAAAATAGCGTTTATTGGAGGTAGCCAAGATCTCGTTGTCACGATTGACCGCCTGAATGGATACAAGCTTGCCCTTGAGGGATTCGGCATTAAGTTAAGGACGGAATATGTTTCCCATGAAGAATTCCTCCGGGAAGGCGGCATGGAGGCAGTCCGTGAACTAATGGAACACACTGACCAGCCAACGGCCATGCTTGTTGCCGATGATTTCATGGCACTGGGTGTTCTCAATATGCTGGATGAGCTGGGTGTCCGGGTTCCTGAGGATATATCGGTCGTCAGCTTCAACAATGTCCTATTGGCAGAAATGGCCCGGCCGCCGCTCACTTCAGTCGATATCAATATCTTCGAACTTGGTTTCCAGGCGTCCAGAAGCTTGATTCAAATGATCAAAAAGCCAGAAGAACCGACGAAGCGGATTATTATCAAGCATCATCTGGTCGAAAGAAGCTCCTCGGCTGGGCCAAGCGGGGAAAGAATTATTTTATCAAAAATATAA
- a CDS encoding Cof-type HAD-IIB family hydrolase, whose protein sequence is MTEKHLIALDLDGTLLTDDKVVSDKTKNVLAKAREEGHIVMISTGRPYRSSEMYYHELGLDTPIVNFNGAFVHHPLDQTWGAYHTPLDIKVAKDIVEACRNFTFHNIIAEVIDDVYFHYHDEKLIDLFTWGNPKITSGDLAQKLEDSPTAMLIHSEEEDVKKIRAHLSEVHAEVIDHRSWAAPWHVIEIIKTGMNKAVGVKRVADYYGIPKERVIAFGDEDNDLEMIEYAGKGVAMGNAIDALKTLAKDITLTNQEDGIGVYLENALNLKTKIY, encoded by the coding sequence ATGACAGAAAAACACTTGATTGCACTTGATTTGGATGGAACGCTGCTAACGGATGATAAGGTTGTCTCCGATAAAACGAAAAATGTTCTGGCGAAGGCAAGAGAAGAAGGCCATATTGTGATGATTTCAACAGGCCGGCCGTATCGTTCAAGCGAGATGTATTACCATGAGCTTGGTCTTGACACCCCAATCGTCAATTTCAATGGCGCCTTCGTGCATCATCCTCTCGACCAAACGTGGGGAGCGTATCATACCCCACTCGATATTAAGGTTGCAAAAGATATTGTTGAGGCATGCAGGAACTTTACATTCCATAATATTATTGCCGAAGTTATTGATGATGTATATTTCCATTACCATGATGAAAAACTGATTGACCTGTTCACGTGGGGAAATCCAAAAATCACGTCAGGGGACCTTGCCCAAAAGCTTGAGGACTCCCCTACTGCGATGCTAATCCACAGCGAGGAAGAGGATGTTAAAAAAATCCGTGCCCATCTAAGCGAGGTGCATGCCGAGGTCATTGACCACCGCAGCTGGGCGGCTCCATGGCATGTTATTGAAATTATAAAAACCGGGATGAATAAAGCTGTCGGAGTAAAGCGTGTTGCAGATTATTATGGAATTCCAAAAGAGCGGGTCATCGCCTTTGGAGACGAAGATAATGACCTTGAAATGATTGAGTACGCTGGTAAAGGTGTAGCGATGGGTAACGCAATCGATGCACTTAAAACACTCGCCAAGGATATTACCCTGACCAATCAGGAAGATGGAATAGGCGTGTACCTTGAGAATGCTCTAAATTTGAAAACAAAAATCTATTAG
- a CDS encoding DUF3941 domain-containing protein, whose product MPHTSDNDKKAKDNNALRHEKNMMREKNRKAGRDSYSKKTDHL is encoded by the coding sequence ATGCCCCACACATCAGACAATGACAAAAAAGCAAAAGACAATAACGCACTCCGCCACGAAAAAAACATGATGCGCGAAAAGAACCGTAAAGCCGGCAGGGATTCGTATTCCAAGAAGACCGATCATTTATAG
- a CDS encoding DegV family protein — MAVRLFADSACDLPLAFYEENGVGLFPLKVLLDGEEYEDVRTISPKTVFEAIRNGKMPKTSQASPAGFEKAFTEMAENKEDGIYIAFSSQLSGTYQTAVMVLEQVKEKYPDFRLSIVDTKNASLGYGLIVLGAAKLAASGASKEEILADVEFRSKHMESLFTVEDLDHLAKGGRVSKASAFLGGLLNIKPLLNVEDGKLVPIEKIRGKKKLLRRVVEVMGERGQNLNQQVIGISHADDLETANEMKQMIVDAYSPREVYITDIGSAVGAHTGPGTIAIFFLNELRRS, encoded by the coding sequence ATGGCAGTAAGACTATTTGCGGACAGCGCATGTGATTTGCCACTGGCTTTTTATGAAGAGAATGGGGTCGGCCTTTTCCCATTGAAGGTCCTTCTTGACGGTGAAGAATACGAGGATGTGCGGACCATTTCCCCAAAAACAGTATTTGAAGCGATTCGAAACGGCAAGATGCCAAAGACATCCCAGGCCTCGCCTGCTGGTTTCGAAAAAGCATTTACCGAAATGGCAGAAAATAAGGAAGATGGAATATACATAGCGTTTTCATCCCAGCTCTCCGGTACTTACCAGACAGCAGTCATGGTCCTCGAACAGGTGAAAGAAAAATATCCTGATTTCAGACTGTCCATTGTGGACACAAAAAATGCTTCTCTCGGATATGGTCTTATTGTCCTTGGAGCAGCTAAACTCGCAGCGTCAGGGGCATCAAAAGAAGAAATTCTTGCCGATGTAGAATTCCGAAGCAAGCATATGGAAAGTTTGTTTACAGTCGAAGACCTCGATCATTTGGCAAAAGGCGGCCGTGTTTCAAAAGCGTCAGCATTCCTTGGAGGACTTTTGAATATTAAACCGCTGCTGAATGTTGAGGACGGCAAGCTTGTCCCGATCGAAAAAATTCGCGGTAAGAAAAAGCTATTGCGCCGTGTCGTTGAAGTGATGGGAGAGCGCGGACAGAATTTAAATCAGCAGGTAATAGGCATCAGCCACGCCGATGACCTTGAAACCGCAAATGAAATGAAGCAAATGATTGTTGATGCATATAGCCCGAGGGAAGTCTATATTACCGACATCGGCTCGGCAGTGGGCGCACATACAGGACCTGGAACTATTGCGATTTTCTTTCTGAATGAGCTCCGCCGTTCCTAA
- a CDS encoding BsuPI-related putative proteinase inhibitor codes for MNLLIASWLLLSAWIPVIQNQENPEPGVTVSIKAEPGAEAAQFRIILFNPTDRPAKLEFPTSEFYEVLVLDKNGSEVYSSSKGKAFLQAFQNVTVPAGGTKEWKDVWNYSADGIRVPEGLYKAAVHIKAVKFNGKQVNPEGMKAQTEIQVPGIGDNLRSEEPSENTVFHTIKVTGSNGSYTVSGKARPRTGEFFYTVEDGHNQLIKEMKVVSGSKYPEWAQFELTLTIPANKLPKNGTLILNLYEKNPGGSITGEPVAIVLQQFKGTNQ; via the coding sequence ATGAATCTGCTAATCGCTTCCTGGCTGCTTCTGTCTGCCTGGATTCCAGTTATCCAAAATCAAGAGAACCCGGAACCAGGTGTTACAGTATCAATCAAGGCCGAACCTGGGGCGGAGGCTGCACAATTCCGCATCATTCTCTTTAATCCTACCGACAGGCCAGCAAAACTTGAATTTCCAACCTCGGAGTTTTATGAAGTCTTGGTTCTTGATAAGAATGGAAGTGAAGTGTACTCCTCCTCGAAAGGTAAAGCCTTTCTCCAGGCATTCCAGAATGTAACAGTTCCAGCAGGAGGGACGAAGGAATGGAAGGATGTTTGGAACTATTCGGCGGACGGAATACGGGTTCCAGAGGGACTGTATAAAGCAGCAGTTCATATTAAAGCTGTAAAGTTCAATGGCAAGCAAGTAAATCCTGAAGGAATGAAGGCGCAAACAGAAATTCAGGTTCCAGGAATCGGAGACAACCTACGTTCAGAAGAACCGTCTGAAAACACTGTCTTTCATACCATTAAAGTAACTGGTTCAAACGGCAGTTATACGGTTTCTGGCAAGGCCAGGCCCCGGACAGGGGAATTCTTTTATACAGTTGAGGATGGACACAATCAGCTGATTAAAGAGATGAAGGTTGTTTCGGGGAGTAAATATCCTGAATGGGCACAATTCGAATTAACACTGACGATACCTGCAAATAAGCTTCCAAAAAACGGAACACTCATTCTAAACTTGTATGAAAAGAATCCTGGAGGTTCAATAACAGGAGAACCTGTGGCCATTGTCCTTCAGCAATTTAAAGGTACCAATCAATAA
- a CDS encoding DUF3813 domain-containing protein — protein MANQLFQQARHFTATALTAPTEGRQEAIAKAKNALSSAYANSTRAEQIQLGEMQSRLDNLE, from the coding sequence ATGGCCAATCAGCTTTTTCAACAGGCAAGGCATTTTACAGCAACTGCTCTGACTGCACCAACTGAAGGAAGGCAGGAAGCCATAGCCAAAGCGAAAAACGCTCTTAGCTCTGCATATGCCAACTCCACCAGGGCTGAGCAGATTCAGCTTGGCGAAATGCAATCAAGGCTTGATAACCTCGAATAA
- a CDS encoding glycoside hydrolase family 31 protein: MLDTSFAIQPGKKTAELAVKNIDIGNVVEQTVLKHGLEMKAENGFVKIKFYNEKTVRVIANFSDNASEETSPAVTFQGEETNVTFNEEDDRFNLSTPELKIIIEKSPLRIKVEDSNGAVLAEETPGGMYTSYNKEVKCVKRLNEDAQFYGFGEKTGHLNKRGEKLVMWNSDVFAPHNPETNALYQSIPFFMVLTGGQTFGVYFDNTFRTLFDLGTDGKTYSFAAEGGQLDYYILSGPTPKEVMEQYTKLTGRMPLPPKWAIGYHQSRYSYESEQEVRRLARLFKEKGIPLDAIYLDIHYMNEYRVFTTDKERFPDLKKLADDLREDGIQLVPIVDPGVKKDPEYGVYAEGVRMDQFCKYIEGDIYFGDVWPGTSAFPDFTEKKVRDWWGELHNFYTEKGIEGIWNDMNEPAVFNETKTMDLNVIHKNDGNPKTHKELHNVYGLRMAEATYNGMKNLLKGKRTFVLTRAGFAGIQRYAAVWTGDNRSFWEHLQMSLPMVMNLGLSGVPLAGPDVGGFAHDSNGELLTRWMQVGAFTPYFRNHSVLGSVRQEPWSFGEKYEEIIKSYIRLRYEWMPQLYTLFAEANATGVPVMRPLLMEYPDDPQTWNISDQFMLGNNVIIAPVMQPGAVCRAVYLPEGDWVDYWTDQPVQGGTHHLASAGIETLPIFIKKGTALALTDAKLSASLPDQRLIIHLYYKEGSFSELEVYDDDGSTFSYEEGCYIKRRFAFEQRNNIVSVSFTDDGSFKPVWNEIELVIHGIEGEVSMKLDGQIKKSFEETAKTIAFRL, translated from the coding sequence ATGCTGGATACAAGTTTTGCAATACAGCCAGGCAAGAAAACGGCCGAACTAGCTGTTAAGAACATCGATATCGGCAATGTAGTGGAGCAAACAGTATTGAAGCATGGGCTTGAAATGAAGGCTGAAAATGGGTTTGTGAAAATTAAATTTTATAATGAAAAAACTGTACGAGTCATAGCCAACTTTTCCGATAATGCTTCAGAGGAAACAAGTCCGGCCGTAACTTTCCAGGGCGAAGAAACAAACGTAACCTTTAACGAGGAAGATGATCGTTTTAACTTATCTACTCCAGAATTGAAAATTATCATAGAAAAATCGCCGCTGAGGATTAAGGTTGAGGACTCGAACGGCGCAGTGCTTGCCGAAGAAACGCCAGGCGGAATGTATACTTCTTATAATAAGGAAGTTAAATGTGTGAAAAGGCTTAATGAAGATGCGCAGTTTTATGGATTTGGCGAAAAAACTGGCCATCTCAACAAGCGTGGTGAGAAGCTTGTTATGTGGAATAGTGATGTTTTTGCACCACACAATCCTGAAACAAATGCACTCTATCAGTCTATTCCATTTTTCATGGTTTTAACGGGTGGCCAAACGTTTGGTGTTTACTTTGATAATACATTCAGAACGTTGTTTGATCTTGGTACCGATGGAAAAACTTATTCATTTGCTGCCGAAGGGGGACAGCTTGACTATTATATACTGTCTGGGCCAACGCCTAAAGAAGTCATGGAACAGTATACGAAATTGACTGGGCGGATGCCGCTTCCGCCGAAATGGGCAATTGGCTATCACCAATCCCGGTATAGCTATGAATCCGAGCAGGAAGTAAGAAGGCTTGCCCGGCTTTTTAAGGAAAAAGGCATTCCGCTCGATGCTATTTATCTTGATATACATTATATGAATGAGTACAGAGTTTTCACAACGGACAAGGAGCGATTCCCAGACTTGAAAAAACTCGCTGATGATTTGCGGGAAGATGGCATCCAGCTTGTCCCGATTGTAGACCCCGGGGTAAAAAAGGATCCTGAATATGGGGTGTATGCTGAAGGGGTACGGATGGACCAGTTCTGCAAATACATTGAAGGTGATATTTACTTCGGCGATGTTTGGCCAGGAACAAGCGCATTCCCAGATTTTACGGAGAAAAAGGTTCGTGACTGGTGGGGAGAGCTGCATAATTTCTATACTGAAAAAGGAATCGAAGGCATATGGAACGACATGAATGAGCCGGCGGTTTTTAATGAGACGAAAACAATGGATCTGAATGTCATCCATAAGAACGATGGAAACCCCAAAACCCATAAAGAACTTCATAATGTGTACGGATTAAGGATGGCGGAAGCTACTTATAATGGAATGAAAAACCTGCTTAAGGGAAAGCGCACCTTCGTTCTGACGAGAGCAGGCTTTGCCGGCATCCAGCGCTATGCCGCGGTTTGGACCGGGGATAACCGCAGCTTTTGGGAGCATCTGCAAATGTCTCTGCCTATGGTCATGAATCTAGGCCTGTCTGGTGTCCCGCTGGCCGGCCCGGATGTTGGCGGGTTTGCCCACGATTCAAATGGAGAACTCCTGACACGATGGATGCAGGTGGGAGCTTTTACTCCTTACTTTAGGAATCATTCTGTTCTTGGATCGGTCAGGCAGGAGCCGTGGTCATTCGGGGAAAAATATGAAGAGATCATTAAGAGCTATATCCGCCTTCGCTATGAGTGGATGCCCCAGCTTTACACCTTGTTTGCGGAGGCTAACGCAACGGGAGTACCTGTCATGAGGCCGTTGCTGATGGAATATCCGGACGACCCGCAAACCTGGAATATTTCTGACCAGTTTATGCTTGGAAACAACGTCATTATTGCACCAGTCATGCAGCCGGGAGCGGTTTGCAGGGCTGTGTACCTGCCAGAAGGAGATTGGGTGGATTATTGGACTGACCAACCTGTTCAAGGCGGGACACATCATCTTGCAAGCGCCGGGATTGAAACACTTCCGATTTTTATAAAAAAGGGAACGGCTCTCGCGCTTACGGATGCAAAGCTATCCGCATCTCTTCCAGATCAGCGGCTTATTATCCATCTTTATTATAAGGAAGGCTCTTTTAGTGAATTGGAAGTTTACGATGATGATGGCAGTACATTCAGTTATGAAGAAGGATGCTATATAAAACGCAGGTTTGCCTTTGAGCAGAGGAATAATATCGTTTCGGTTTCATTTACCGACGATGGAAGCTTCAAACCTGTCTGGAATGAAATCGAATTGGTTATCCACGGTATTGAAGGTGAAGTTTCAATGAAGTTGGATGGCCAGATAAAAAAATCCTTTGAAGAAACGGCAAAAACGATAGCATTTCGTTTATAA
- a CDS encoding SDR family oxidoreductase, protein MNEEKLPKKFPPQEQEHQPGVEGKMDPEPISVDPNYKGSGKLKDKAILITGGDSGIGKSAAIYFAKEGADVAIVYLDETSDADDTRRQIEDEGRKCLLIPGDVGNESFCKVAIEKTIETFGKLDVLVNNAAEQHPQDSLLDISSEQLEKTFRTNIFSMFYLTKAALPHLKKGASIINTASVTAYEGNPTLIDYSSTKGAIVSFTRALSNSVSKDGIRVNGVAPGPIWTPLIPATFDAEKVAKFGSDTPMGRAGQPFELAPAYVFLASDDSSYISGQVLHINGGKVLNG, encoded by the coding sequence ATGAACGAAGAAAAACTTCCAAAGAAGTTCCCGCCACAGGAACAGGAACACCAGCCTGGGGTTGAGGGAAAAATGGATCCGGAACCGATTTCGGTTGACCCTAACTACAAGGGCAGCGGAAAATTGAAGGACAAGGCTATCCTGATTACGGGCGGCGATAGCGGTATTGGTAAATCAGCGGCGATTTATTTTGCCAAGGAAGGCGCGGATGTAGCGATTGTTTATCTCGATGAAACATCAGATGCCGATGATACACGGCGCCAGATTGAGGATGAAGGGAGAAAATGCCTGCTTATCCCTGGTGATGTTGGCAATGAGTCATTTTGTAAGGTCGCTATTGAAAAGACAATTGAGACGTTCGGCAAGCTTGATGTCTTAGTGAACAATGCTGCGGAACAGCATCCGCAGGACAGCTTGCTCGACATTTCATCGGAGCAGCTTGAAAAGACATTCCGTACCAATATTTTCTCAATGTTTTATTTAACTAAGGCAGCTCTGCCACACTTGAAAAAAGGGGCTTCCATCATAAATACTGCTTCTGTGACGGCTTATGAAGGAAATCCAACACTTATTGATTATTCATCCACAAAGGGCGCGATTGTTTCCTTTACCCGTGCACTTTCCAATTCTGTTTCCAAAGATGGAATCCGTGTGAATGGTGTTGCGCCAGGTCCGATTTGGACGCCGCTCATCCCGGCAACATTCGATGCAGAAAAAGTTGCCAAGTTCGGGTCTGATACGCCAATGGGCCGCGCAGGACAGCCATTTGAACTTGCACCAGCCTATGTATTCCTGGCTTCCGATGATTCTTCCTATATTAGCGGACAAGTCCTCCATATTAACGGAGGAAAGGTCTTAAACGGATAA
- a CDS encoding YajQ family cyclic di-GMP-binding protein encodes MSKDSSFDIVSKVDFEEVKNALTATAKEISTRYDFKGSKSQVTLDKEELVLVSDDEYKLGQLKDVLISKLIKRGVPIKNLDYGKIVGASGGTVRQRAKLVQGIDKDNAKKINTLIKNSGLKVKSQIQDDQIRVTAKSRDDLQRIIAAVKEADLTVDVQFLNYR; translated from the coding sequence ATGTCAAAAGATAGCTCATTTGATATTGTATCCAAAGTTGATTTTGAAGAAGTCAAAAACGCCTTAACTGCAACTGCCAAAGAAATCTCAACTCGCTATGACTTCAAAGGATCGAAAAGCCAGGTAACGCTGGATAAGGAAGAGCTTGTGCTTGTCTCTGATGATGAATACAAGCTGGGCCAGCTGAAGGATGTTCTGATTAGCAAACTGATCAAGCGCGGCGTGCCGATCAAGAACCTTGATTATGGAAAAATCGTGGGTGCCTCTGGCGGAACAGTTCGCCAGCGTGCAAAGCTTGTTCAGGGTATCGACAAAGACAATGCCAAGAAAATCAATACGCTTATTAAAAATAGCGGCCTTAAGGTGAAAAGCCAAATTCAGGATGACCAAATCCGTGTAACGGCAAAAAGCCGTGATGACCTGCAGAGAATCATTGCCGCAGTCAAGGAAGCTGACCTCACAGTTGATGTTCAATTCCTTAATTACCGCTAA